The following DNA comes from Rhizobium lusitanum.
CCTGCTCAGCCCGCCAGCACAGGCCAGTCGGTGTAGCCCTTGGCACCGTTGCCGTAATAGGTTTCACGGGGGGCCACAGCCAGGTCAGCGCCCTCTTTCAAGCGACGGACCAGATCGGGATTGGCAATGAATGGACGGCCGAAGGCGACGGCATCGACCTTGCCTTCCGCACGGCGATTTACCGCGAGGTTGAGGTCGTAGTTGTTGTTGCCGATGTAGGGGCCTTTGAACCGTGCGCGCAATGCGTCGAGGTCCACGCCGGCGGGCACGGACCGCGAGGTGGCCGTGGCGCCCTCGACAAAGTGCATATACGCCAAATGGAAGCGATTGAGCTGCTCAATCAAATGGCCATATGTCTGCATGACCTGACTGTCCAGCGGCGTATTACCAGCGTCCGGCGTCGCGGGAGAAAGTCGAATACCGACGCGGTCGTGACCCCAGACCTCGACCACCGCCGCAGTGACTTCCAACGTGAGCCGGCTGCGATTCTCGATGTTGCCGCCGTATTCGTCGCCACGCTGGTTGGTCGAATCGCGCAGGAACTGGTCCAGCAAATAGCTGTTGGCGGAATGCACTTCCACGCCATCGAAACCGGCGCGTTGTGCGCATTCCGCAGCGTGCCTGTATTGCTGGATGATGCCGGAAATCTCGGACGTTTCCAGTGCACGCGGCATCGAGACATCCAACAGCCCCTTTTCAGTATAGGTCTGCCCTTCCGCTCGAATCGCTGAAGGTGCCACCGGGGCTGCACCGTCCGGCTGCAGGTCCACATGCGAGAAACGGCCCACATGCCACAGCTGGCACACGATCAGGCCACCGGCTGCGTGCACCGCATCGGTCACTTTTTTCCAGCCTGCTACCTGTTCTTCGGTCCAGATGCCCGGCGTCAACGCATAGCCACGCCCCTGCGCGGAGATGTTGGTCGCCTCGCTGATGATCAAGCCCGCGCTGGCCCGCTGTGCGTAGTAGCAGGCGTGCATTTCATTAGGCACGCCATCTGTGCCCATGCGACTACGTGTGAGCGGTGCCATGACGATGCGGTTTGCGAGCCTCAATGCACCCATCTCCATTGGCGAAAAAAGATCGCTGAAAGCACTGCTGAGCGTCATTTTTATTCCCTTCGGCAACCAAGTTTCATGATGAATTTGTGTCAAGGCTGCAGTATAGAGATCCGCGATAATGACGTGAATAATCAGAAACGGCCATACAGTATGAACAAAAAGATCATAATCCAGGATGCCGGCCGTGCGGGAGTGGCGCCCGCCTCGCTGCCTGTGCATTTTCCGGGGCTTTTGACGTTCGAGGCGGCGGCCCGGCATTTGAACTTTGCCCGAGCGGCAGCAGAATTGGACGTCA
Coding sequences within:
- a CDS encoding alkene reductase, with translation MTLSSAFSDLFSPMEMGALRLANRIVMAPLTRSRMGTDGVPNEMHACYYAQRASAGLIISEATNISAQGRGYALTPGIWTEEQVAGWKKVTDAVHAAGGLIVCQLWHVGRFSHVDLQPDGAAPVAPSAIRAEGQTYTEKGLLDVSMPRALETSEISGIIQQYRHAAECAQRAGFDGVEVHSANSYLLDQFLRDSTNQRGDEYGGNIENRSRLTLEVTAAVVEVWGHDRVGIRLSPATPDAGNTPLDSQVMQTYGHLIEQLNRFHLAYMHFVEGATATSRSVPAGVDLDALRARFKGPYIGNNNYDLNLAVNRRAEGKVDAVAFGRPFIANPDLVRRLKEGADLAVAPRETYYGNGAKGYTDWPVLAG